The window TCCCGAACTTCAGCAGGAAGCAGGCCGCCAAGCGCCTCTACCTGTTCGAGCACGGGATGATCGTGCAACCGCAGTTCGGCGACGGCATGACCGCCTTCCGCTGGGATTCCGTGAAGCTCTACCAGGACATCACCCAGTTGTTCGTCAACGGTGTCCCGACCCCGACCAAGTACGTCTACTCCGTGGTCGCCCCGAGATACGGCGGCGCGGAGATCACGGAGTTCTACGAGAACCCCGAGAGCTGGGGTCCCGCTCTGCAGGACGCGGTCCTCCGCGCCCAGGGGCCGGCTGTCCTGAAGGCGATTCTGGAGGGCGGGACGGTGGACTTCGGAGCCCTCTCGCTCTCCAGCAAGGGTGTGTCCTCCACCAGGAACGGTCGTCTTCCCTGGTCCGAGGTCCAGGAGATCCTGGTTCAGGGAGGAAGTGTCCGGGTCCTGAGGTCCGGTACGGCCGACACATGGTCCACGGTCGCGGTCAGCGGCATGCCGAACCTCTACGTCTTCCTTGCCGTCGCCGGGAAGCTCTGCCGCCAGTAGCCGCCAGTAGCCGCCAGTAGCCGCCAGTGGCAGTCGCCGGTCGTCAGCGGTTGTCACGGCTGCCCAGGGACGCAGCGGGGAGGGCCTGGTGTCCCGGCCGGACTAGGAGGTCAGGGTCGCCAGTGCCGGGGCGAAGGCGATGAGCAGGGGGACGAGGGGGGCCAGCGCGGCGGCCGTCGTGGTGCCCCGGCGGTGGGTACGGGTGAGGCGGGGCGGTGGGTCCAGGAGACGTTCCACGCGTTGGTGGAGCAGGGGGCGGGGGGTGGCGCAGGACAGGACGCCCCGGTGCTGGTTGAGCTCGATGAGGGCCAGCGCGGTGGTGAGGTGGCCGCAGCGGCGCGAAGCCGTGTCGTCGGCGGACAGCTCGACGAGGCGGTGGGTCTGGTCCCGGAAGTGGGTGAAGACCGGGATGCCCGGAAAGCCGCCGGCCAGGGCCTGCGAGAGGTGCAGGAGCCAGTCGTGACGGGCCCGTGCGTGGCCGAGCTCGTGGGCCTGGATGGCGTCCAGCTGGTGGTCGGTGAGGCGGCTCAGGGCGCCCGTGGTGACGACGAGCTGGGGCGGGTTGCCCGGCATCCACCAGGCGTCCGGGTACTCGTCCTCCAGTACGAGGAGCGGGCCGCGGGAGGCCGGGAGGCCGGCCGGCAGCTCGGGGGCGCGCTCGCGCAGGTGCGCCCGGCGCAGGCGGCCGCGCCGACGGGCTTCCACCACTTCCCGGGCGAGCATGGCCGTGGTCCAGGCGGCCCCGCCGGCCAGCAGCAGCGTCAGCGCGGTGGTCCACGGCGGGGCGGCGGCCAGGTCGTACGCCGCGGTGACCGCGGGCGGCGCGGGCGCGAAGACGTGGGCGCGGACGGTGTGGAAGACGGCGGAGGCGCTCAGCACGAGCGACGTCAGACAGCACAGCAGCACCGTGGCGACCAGGCACTGCCACACCCACAGCGCGAGCACCGGTTCCCGCTCGGGCCAGGAGGCGCGGGTCAGGACACGCGGGGCCACGACCGCGGTGGTCAGGGCGACGGCCGCCATCAGCAGGAGGGAGATGGATACGGTCATGTCGTGGGCCCCTTCCTTTCACTCCGCCGGGTCGTTCCGCGGTCGCCCTGTCGTCGGCCGCCGTCCGCATTCGCTTCTCCCCGGCCGTGGGCCGTCGGCCCGTGGTGCGTGACCGTGGCCGGGCAGGGAGAGTGAGCGGTAGTGAACACGCTACCCGGCCTCGGGCCCCCGGAGGCAATGATCGGCGTGACGTCACAGCGCACGCGACCGTCGGTGGCGTGAGCGGTGGCATGGCATGGGCGGCGCCGGTGGTGGTGGCGGTACGACGCGCGGGGCGGGACCGCGCGGCGGGGTGCTCCGGCACGCGCCGCCTGCCGGGCCGGAGGACGCGGACGCCCCTCGCACCCTCTGCCGGGAAGTCGCGCGGAATTGCGGTCCGACACCCTTAAG of the Streptomyces aurantiacus genome contains:
- a CDS encoding DUF6585 family protein — encoded protein: MTASTVQPPEVAELAARHQLGELAGAFAPKRLGTLMFVVYVNMILTFTAFFVVPGLLCYWWMRRFPNFSRKQAAKRLYLFEHGMIVQPQFGDGMTAFRWDSVKLYQDITQLFVNGVPTPTKYVYSVVAPRYGGAEITEFYENPESWGPALQDAVLRAQGPAVLKAILEGGTVDFGALSLSSKGVSSTRNGRLPWSEVQEILVQGGSVRVLRSGTADTWSTVAVSGMPNLYVFLAVAGKLCRQ
- a CDS encoding M56 family metallopeptidase, which codes for MTVSISLLLMAAVALTTAVVAPRVLTRASWPEREPVLALWVWQCLVATVLLCCLTSLVLSASAVFHTVRAHVFAPAPPAVTAAYDLAAAPPWTTALTLLLAGGAAWTTAMLAREVVEARRRGRLRRAHLRERAPELPAGLPASRGPLLVLEDEYPDAWWMPGNPPQLVVTTGALSRLTDHQLDAIQAHELGHARARHDWLLHLSQALAGGFPGIPVFTHFRDQTHRLVELSADDTASRRCGHLTTALALIELNQHRGVLSCATPRPLLHQRVERLLDPPPRLTRTHRRGTTTAAALAPLVPLLIAFAPALATLTS